The Paenibacillus wynnii DNA window TTGGAGTCGGGGACTGCTTTCTGATTCATCCCGGACAACTTGTCAGTTATGTTTCCGATCGAGATCATCCCTGGCAATATAGATGGGCTGCATTTACCGGAAAGGAAAGTGACGAATTGGTACTGCAAGCAGGATTCACACCTGAACAGCCCGTCCTATCCATAGCAGAAGGAAGCGTGATTCCAACTTCTCTTGGTGGAATGTTGGAAGCCTTCTATGCTAACAAGGAAAGCGCCCATCTGACTTCGCTCGGTTATCTCTACCTTATTATAGGAGAAGCAGCTGAACGATTATCCATTTATTCACGTCTCCCCGGAGCTGGGTCTCAGGTGAAACGCACTGTGAAGCAAATGATTCACTTCATGTCCTCCCAGTACGCCCATCCGATTTCAATTGAGCAAATGTGCGACAGCTTGGGGTATAATCGTGCCTATTTGTCTCGGGTATTTAAACAAGAAACGGGCTTGTCACCCGTAACCTATCTGCTGAAGCTGCGTATAGAAAAGTCCAGACAGCTGCTGAGGGAGAGGCCGGAACTATCCGTGGAGCAAGTTGCCGCTTCTGTCGGCCTAACGGATGCGCTATATTTCTCCAGGCAGTTCAAACGGTTCTGCAGCCAATCACCGACCTCTTATCGAATCAAGGTTACACGGCAATCCGATAAATCTGTCCATTAAAAGCTTATGCAGCAACAGCCCAGGTTCTTTTAGGGAAACTGGGCTGTTGCTGCTGCCTAACTGCATTATTGGAAATGTCACTGCGTACTCTGAGCTTCACATTTGATCATTTCTCTCCCATTTTCATACGTATCAATCCCGCCAAAATTATGCCACAAACCCAGTGATATAGCCGGCAGCTTAAGCCCTGAATGACCACAGCGGTTATACCGCATGATTTCATATCGTTCATCGCTAGCTACATATACCATACTTATCCCAGCCTCTCGTCTGATGTCCAATTAACCTATTTTAAACCACTGGGGGACATTGTAATCCGAGTAGCATGATTTATTGCAGGATTAGGACGAGTATAATAGGTCTTTAACCTTGCTCATCGTCTCGCCAATGCGGTCTGTAAGGATCAGGTCGGCATGATGATCATAGGGTGTAGGCTCACCATTCAGCAGTACTGTATGTTGTCCGCGGAAATATGTAACTAAACTCGCTGCTGGCTGGACAGTTAGCGAGGTACCCCCAATGATCAGCAGGTCTGCGTTCGCTATTGCCTCCACAGCCTCCATAAGAAGCGAGTGATCCAGTTCCTCCTCATACAGAACAACATCTGGCTTAATGATTCCGCCGCAGTCTGGGCAACGCGGTACCGTCTTTGTACTGTTAATAATTGAATCTAATCCGAAATAACGGGAGCATCCCATACAATGATTTCGATGGATAGATCCATGGAGTTCAAGTACACGCTGACTCCCCGCTTTCTGATGTAGGCCGTCAATATTTTGTGTGATGACTGCTTTTAGTTTCCCCTCCTGTTCAAGCTTAGCTAGAAGGTAGTGAGAACCGTTCGGATCAGCCTCCGAATGAATCATTTTACTGCGGTAAAAGTCAAAAAAGATGTCTGGTGAAGACATAAAGAAGGTTCGGCTAAGCATCACTTCAGGTGGGTATGGGGAATTTTGCTGAGTCTGGTACAATCCTGCTGCCGAGCGGAAGTCAGGAATCCCGCTCTCTGTAGATGTTCCTGCTCCGCCAAAAAAAACAATATTGTCACTGCTTGTAATCCATGAAGCAAGAGTATGCAGTTGATCCATTATATAACGCGTCCTTTCTGCACTGAATTCAAGGTGTAATCATGAGTTCCGTAAAATCAGTAATAACGGTGTCGGCGTTAAGCAGATGTTCCATTCTGCCGTCTTTCCCTGAGATACCGACGGTTAAGCACAGGTCAGCCGCTTTGCCCATCTGCATATCTGCATTACTATCTCCAATAAGAATGGTCTCATGTGGAGCCAGCCCCAATTCCCGGCAAGCGAGTTCCACCATTTCCGGCGCCGGCTTGCCCCTATTCACTCTGTCTCTAGTAACAACTGACCCGAAATAGCTAGTGATACCTAACCATTCCAAATGCTCAAAAGTCGTCTCCGATTCATCAGAAGTAACTACACCGAGCTTCAATGAAGCTCCGGCACATTGCTGCAGGAATGGTAACAAACCCCGCAAAGGAGCAGCAATCCTGCGTCTCCTAACCTCCTTCATAGCTTCGCTGCTAATACTAATTACGCGGGTTAATGCATCATTCCAGGGAACTCCCGCGGAATATAGCTGCCAGGCAAGAATACCGTGAGTCTCTTCTGTAGTCGCCATAGGGAGTGGACCTCCGGGATCATACCCAATGACCCTGCCCTCTGCATCGTGCTCGGTTCCAAGCAGCTTGGATGCGTTGCCGCTAAAGCGACTTCCCTCCAAGGCAATCGCATCCTCCATACCGCACAGTACAAGTTCAGCCCACGCCCCCCACATCGTCATGAAATCGAGCAATGTTCCATCCTTGTCGAACAGGATTCCCTTACAAGGGACAGATCTATTATTCACATGGAAAAAAGGCATCTCTCGTCACATCCTCAACTGAACTGGGTATTGGAATAGATATTATCGTAAATTCCCGAGCCAGTCCTGAAGCGCCCGAACGGTTCGGTTCTGCTGCTCATCCTCGGAAATCTTTGCTTCGCCGTCACCATTTTGGGATCCGTAGCTTCCAAACTGGGCGTGATTGCCGCCATCAACCGAATAATATACGGTGTTATCCGGCAGGTAGGCACGGCCTTCCCGATAACTGCCTTTATCAATAACTTGATCTTCTGTACCCAGCACGGATAGAACAGCCAGAGTAGTCCCTTTCAGACTGCCCTTCTCATCCGGATAGGAGGCCAGGAAAAACACGCCCTCCAGTTGATCCGGATGCTCTGCAGCGAACCGTGAAGCCATAACACCCCCCAAAGAGTGACCGCCCAACACAAACGAAGTTTGTGGATGAACCCTAATCATTTCCTCGGCAGCATCCACCTTAGTAATTGGAAGATTGAGCGGCATCTGGGCAATGTAAACTGCATGGCCCTTGGTTGCAATCCTTTTGGCAAGTGTCGAATAGGCTTCAGCTTCCACCAATCCGCCTGGATAAAAAATAATCGCAGGTCCGGTAGAGTATAAAGGCTCGAAAGAGATCCAATTATCATTCTTTTCAACAATAACCCCGCCTTCCGAAACCATAGCAGACTCTGCATTATCGGCAGGACGATAAGGGGTTAGGTATTTCCAAATCCATAAGCCTACAGCAATCAGAACCAGTAAAATGATGATGCTAACCGTACGTTTTGTTCTTGCCTTTTTCTTCAATAGGGTCACTCCTACATGCAACGGACTGTTATTCCTCTGTAATACCAAAATTATAGTGGAATCAAGGATTTCAAACAACCTTCAACGTTTTGGCACAATTCACAGCTATGATAACGCTTACCACTGTGACATTTTTCATAATTAATTAAAAGGAAAAAAGGTATTTTAAAATTAAAGTAACTAACGCGGATTGGAGGGGGAAAAATGGTCGGGGAAACTTCAATAGAGTCACGTGGAGAAACGTTTTTTCTGAACCTCCGTTTTATCCTTATAGCGACCGTATTTGCAAGCAATGCCATTGAGCCGTTGATTGGAACGATGGGCGGAATGCATGCTTTGTACATGTGGATTTTCAGCTTTCACATGCCCCTATTCGTTCTGGTTACAGGCTACTTTGCCCGGAAAAGCCTGAACGGATCTGCTGGACGCAAGATTCTAATGCAAATCGGACTGCAATATGTTGTATTTCAAACCCTTTATTCTTTATTAGATCAAACTCTTTTTCAAGTAAACGGTATTCATCATTCCTTTTTCGCACCCTATCTTCTCCTATGGTTTCTAGCAAGTCATGCCTTTTGGCGTCTTCTGATGCTGGGAATGAGCAAGTGGACACCGGTTGGTCAAATGACTTTCGCCTTACTGGCTGGTATATTAGTTGGATATTTGCAGTTGGACGGGGTTTGGTTCAGTATTAGCCGTACTTTTGTATACTTGCCTTTCTTCGTAATAGGGTACCACTTTTCGTTCGCAGCTTTTACACGTATTTATACCAAATGGATCAAGATTACCGCTGCCGCTGCCTCCCTATTACTCTTCTTCATCCTAATGAATTGGGGAGTTAAGCTTCCACTTGGCTGGTTATTCGGCAGCTTCACTTATATGCAGCTTGACCGTCAGGAATGGTATGCCGGGTTATACCGTCTAGCCATCTATGGTTTGCAGTTCATTGCTGCTCTAGCTTTTCTCGGTTGGATTCCTTTTAGAGCCAGTCGTTTAACAGACTGGGGTCGGCGTACACTGTATGTTTTCCTGTTACATGGTTTTATCGTTCGTCTGGCTGTTGTGTCTGGAATCTACAGCTATCTTGGTAATGCCGTAGGCGCTGCTGTACTGCTAACTGCTGCTGTCTCGCTTACCATCCTTTTGGCCCAGCCGGTTGTGAAACAATGGCTGCACCCCCTCGTAGAACCATCGGTAGGCTGGATGATGACTCTGCAACGGGCGGTATTGCGCCGCTCCTTATAGCCCCTATCTGATGCCCGCCCACTCCCTTGTGAGTGGGTTTTTTATTGAACTTTCACGCCTATACATGACACATGTGCGGTAGAAAAAAGATGACATTTGTGATAGACTCACTAATAACAATGGCTTGCCCTCCTTATATCAGTCGGCTTCCGTTAATACCATCATTGTATACACAGCTCTTCATAGAGCATTGCGTTAATGCGACACAATATTGAATCACAACTTATTTAGGGGGGAAATGTCATTATGGCAGCCAAGAAAATGCGTTCAGACATGATTAAAAAAGGCTTTGACCGGGCTCCGCACCGCAGTCTCCTGCGAGCGGCCGGCGTAAAAGAGGAAGATTTCGGAAAGCCATTTATTGCGGTCTGCAATTCCTATATTGATATCGTACCGGGACATGTACACCTTCAGGAGTTCGGCAAAATCGTTAAAGAAGCCATTCGTGAAGCGGGCGGCGTACCGTTTGAATTCAATACGATCGGCGTCGATGATGGCATTGCCATGGGCCATATCGGTATGCGTTACTCACTGCCAAGCCGTGAGATTATCGCCGACTCTCTGGAAACTGTAGTATCCGCACACTGGTTCGATGGTATGGTCTGCATCCCGAACTGCGATAAAATCACACCGGGTATGATGATGGGCGCACTGCGTGTCAACATCCCTACCATTTTTGTAAGCGGTGGGCCGATGAAAGCCGGAGTGGACAGCAAAGGCAAGAAGCTGTCGCTTACCTCTGTATTCGAAGGCGTTGGTGCTCATCAGGTTGGTAAAATCAATGACGCCGAGCTATTGGAATTAGAACAATTCGGTTGTCCAACCTGCGGCTCCTGCTCGGGTATGTTCACTGCGAATTCTATGAACTGTCTGGCTGAGGCACTTGGACTGGCCCTGCCAGGGAACGGCACCATCCTTGCTATAGCCGATGAACGCAGAGAATTTGTTCGTCAATCAGCAACACAGTTGATGAAGCTTATCGAGTTGGACCTTAAGCCGCGTGATATTGTAACTCAACAATCCTTGGATAATGCTTTTGCGCTTGATATGGCAATGGGCGGGTCCACCAATACAGTGCTTCATACTCTAGCACTTGCGCAAGAAGCAGGCATTGATTACCCGCTCGAACGCATTAATGAGGTTGCAAACCGTGTTCCTTACCTGTCCAAGCTGGCTCCAGCTTCAGACTACTTTATTGAAGATGTCCAGAATGCAGGCGGAGTGAGTGCTGTATTAAATGAACTCCTCAAGAAACCGGGTGCTTTATTCGGCGATTGCATGACGGTTACCGGCAAAACACTTGCCGAGAACGTTATGGGACATGAGATTCAGGATACCAATGTAATTCATACCTTAGACAATCCTTATTCTGAGATTGGCGGTCTATCTGTACTTTACGGCAACCTTGCTCCAGAAGGCTCCATTATCAAAGTCGGAGCGGTTGACGCATCTGTAGGCGGTTATCATAAAGGCCCTGCCATTTGTTTCGATTCTCAAGATTCTGCGCTGGAAGGTATCGCTAACGGCAAAGTCAAAGAAGGACATGTTGTCGTTATCCGTTATGAAGGTCCAAAGGGTGGACCAGGTATGCCGGAAATGCTGGCTCCAACCTCGCAAATCGTCGGAATGGGACTTGGTGCCAAAGTTGGTCTAATCACTGATGGCCGATTCTCGGGAGCATCCCGTGGGATCAGTATCGGACATATCTCCCCTGAAGCCGCTGAAGGCGGACCGATCGCTTTTGTTGAAGACGGTGATATCATCGAGCTGGATCTGAACAATCGTAAGATTGAACTGCTAGTTGATGAGGAAACACTGGCTGTTCGCCGCAGTGGATGGAAAGGCTTTGAACCTAAAGTGAAAACAGGCTACCTTGCCCGTTACTCCAAAATGGTTACAAATGCCAGCAACGGTGCGGTTCTTAAGATCTAACAGCGTTAAGTAGTTAATATAAAACAAAAAGCCTTCACTCCAGTAGATCATCTACGGGGTGAAGGCTTTTATTTGTAAAAAATCAATGTACAATTGTTGCGCTAGGAAGCTCTGCTTCATGAACAACTTTTACCGGATAATCCTCTTCCCGACGTTTCTTCACTTGACTGCCTGTAGGGATTTTCTTCTCCGAGCGAAGCAGAAGCTCTGAGATCGGCATGAGAATCATCTTAGGGATGAGAACTTCGCTGCGTTCTTTAAGCCTTGCACCCCCAGTTGGATGAATGACACTCATCAGAACACTTAAATAGAATTTGGTAGATCGTGCAAACCAACCCTTAGGAAGATCTAGCACAGTGAAACCGAACTTTTCCGGTCCTCGATTGAGCATGCTTACTCCATAAAGCGCCTTTGCTCTCACGAGATGCTCATCAGCAGTAATCCGATCTGCTAGCAGAGGCAGATCCTGATTCATCCGGCGGATCATACGAATCGCCAGCTGCGCTGTTGAACGGGAATGCATCCCTATCTCGAATAGCTGTCTGTTATCAATATGAAGCTCGATTACCTTATCGCCTTTGTTCAAGAATGCACCGTTCTCCATCATCAATGACTGTCCTTGATATTTCCGCAATCGGTAATGCAGGAATGGATCCTCTGGAGAAACCGTCTTCAGCCGGAAGAGAAATTGAAAGACCTGCTCCCACGCCAACCAAAGTCCAACAACCATTCGTTTGGCAAAAGAAAGCCTGTGCATCGGTGAACTCTCGGCTGCCTTGATCATTTCGTCTACTCTAATGCTGCTCAGCCCCCTGAGTTTGGCTTCTTCAAGCGTACGCTCAAGTGCAACCAGCATATGTTCAGGCGCATCTGGATTGGCACCGAGTGTAGTCCCGCGATCATGAAGCAGCATAACCTCACCAGGGTTCAAACGTGACAGCATCTTCTCTGCGAGGCGCTCTGAGCCTTGCTTCTCACGCCAATCACCGAACATTGCTGACCAAAGTACAATTTGTACCTGACGTCGTTTGGAAAAGTCGAACAGATTCACAATTCCCCAGGGTGGGCGGTAATAAGTACTTCTCTCCCCGGTAATATCAAAAATAATATCATCGGTACGCTGAATCTGCCGGCGAACGGTCGAAGGGCGCATTAGCCAGTTGCTCTTGTGCACATAATTATGAATACCGATAAGATGACCTTCCTCATGCATGCGCCGAATGAGATCAGGATGGCGTTCCGCATGGGCTCCAACTACAAAAAAGGTAGCTTTTGCCCCGTGCTGCTGAAGTAAATCCAGTAACCTCGGTGTAAAGCGAGGGTCTGGTCCATCATCAAAGGTAAGGGCAAATCCCCCTGTTCCGATTCCTTTCCGAAAGACGCGGAAACCGAAAATTCGGCTGATGATACCAGGAATAAAGGCATAGAAAGATGAGATGTAGAACAGCCAGAGCAGCAAAGTCTCCATGTGTATTCCCCGCTTTTCCAGAAGTATGACTTTGGCTCGTCTTTGTCTGCAAGCAGATTTAGTGATACGGCCAAGTAGAGTTATAGTCCGCCGTTTTGTAGCGGTTAAATCAGAGACTCACAAAAAAACATTACCTCCTATTTTAACACAGGTTGTAAAGAAAAAGACGCTTTTTCGTTAAAATCGTGTACAATGAATCCAAGTGAATAAAGACTGTTAATTTACCCTGAAAAGGAGTCGTTTATCTCTATGCTACCTCTTTACAAAAAGTATTGGCGCACCTTTTTTGATCTGGGACTGATCGTTCTGACCGTATATTTGGTCATGCTCACGTTCAGTAAGCTCTATCAATTGGCCGCTCCCGTGTTCCTGTCCTTCTTCGTATTCATGTTAATTGAGCCGCTGGCCCGTTTTTTAAACCGAAAAGGTCTAGCCAAACCTTTTGCCTCGGCGATCTCCGTACTGCTGTTTCTTATTGTGCTGCTTGGCATCTTGTTTGGTGCAGGACTGCTGATAACCTCTCAGGTCCTGAATTTCCAATCCAACCTTCCACATTATACATACGTAATTCAGGAGAACTTTGCAGAGTTCACTTCTTTTCTTCAGAACAAATTAAATACACTGCCTCCTGACGTAGCCGATAAGGTGAACGGTTATTTTCAAGATGCGACAAACCTGCTGTCCAAATGGCTGGTTGTATTCTTTAATTATATGATCGGTATACTGGGCTCGTTCTCCTCCTTTATGGCTAATTTCGGAATCGCTATTATTCTGGCTTTTTTCCTAAGTATGGAGATCAAAGATTGGCGCAAAATCGCGCATGACAAAATGCCGAAAACGTTCAAGACCGCCTACAATTTCCTGCAAGGTAACGTCTTTAAGTCTATCGGCTCTTACTTAAAAGCACAGCTTATTCTTATCTCTATTACTTTTGTGATCGTTCTTGTAGGGTTGTTTATTCTAGGCTCCGGGAATGTGATTACGATGGCGCTTATTTGTGCCATATTCGATGTCCTGCCGCTGCTTGGAGTCTCGACGATTCTTATCCCTTGGATTATCTATTTGTTCATTGTCGGAAATACGTCGCTCGCTATTGGACTTTTAGTTCTGCTAGTAATCGTTCTGGTTGTGCGTCAATTGCTTGAGCCGAAGATTACAGGGAACTCCATCGGTGTTTCCTCAGCTTTCCTTATGCTTTCGTTCGTCATTTTATCGACTTCAGCCTTTGGTATGGCCGGATTGATTTTGTCACCGATCCTGCTTATTTTGATTAAAGAGCTCCTGCAGCAAGGCTATCTCCAGCGATGGATTTTTCTGCCGAATGAAGAGTTTATTGTCTCTCCTTTTTCAACGGGTAATGAACCTGATGCTGAAGATAACGAGAGCCCTGAAATCTAAATATTTATACAGGAGATGTCTCGGATAAAAGATCCATTACCTGCCCGAACAGCTTCGTTGCGGTATGCCGGCTGCCGGGAGCTACATTCTGCACAACCACTGCTACCGTATATTGAGGACGCTCAAACGGACCATAACCGATAAACCATTGGTTATTTCGCGGCATTCCCTTCACAAGGGTTTGTGCAGTACCTGATTTTCCTGCCAAAGGCCATTTCGCGCTCTGTAGTGAACTGCCGGTGCCCTCCGTAACTACCTTACGCATCCAGGACAGCAGTAGCTCAGTTGTGTTCTTAGAGATTCGGCCGAACGGAGTAGGCGCCAGATGACGTGATAGATCCATCAGCTTTTGGCCATTTGCGAAATTGACCCTCTGCAAGATACGTGGAGCGGTGACTTCACCTCCATGAAGAAGGGTTACTATAAGATTGGCTGCTTGGAGCGGGGATACGCGAACATCTCTCTGACCGATAGCCGTTTGCACCCTGGTTCCGGCGTCATCAGTTACAAGAGTATTAAAAATCGTTCCC harbors:
- a CDS encoding AraC family transcriptional regulator, translated to MEPNYDHTYSVASNPVYYENQNLHVLFAGKSQTLPLHQAGPKIYDYYLLHYVEGGSGIFRTEHRTYELGVGDCFLIHPGQLVSYVSDRDHPWQYRWAAFTGKESDELVLQAGFTPEQPVLSIAEGSVIPTSLGGMLEAFYANKESAHLTSLGYLYLIIGEAAERLSIYSRLPGAGSQVKRTVKQMIHFMSSQYAHPISIEQMCDSLGYNRAYLSRVFKQETGLSPVTYLLKLRIEKSRQLLRERPELSVEQVAASVGLTDALYFSRQFKRFCSQSPTSYRIKVTRQSDKSVH
- a CDS encoding NAD-dependent protein deacylase, with protein sequence MDQLHTLASWITSSDNIVFFGGAGTSTESGIPDFRSAAGLYQTQQNSPYPPEVMLSRTFFMSSPDIFFDFYRSKMIHSEADPNGSHYLLAKLEQEGKLKAVITQNIDGLHQKAGSQRVLELHGSIHRNHCMGCSRYFGLDSIINSTKTVPRCPDCGGIIKPDVVLYEEELDHSLLMEAVEAIANADLLIIGGTSLTVQPAASLVTYFRGQHTVLLNGEPTPYDHHADLILTDRIGETMSKVKDLLYSS
- a CDS encoding HAD family hydrolase — encoded protein: MPFFHVNNRSVPCKGILFDKDGTLLDFMTMWGAWAELVLCGMEDAIALEGSRFSGNASKLLGTEHDAEGRVIGYDPGGPLPMATTEETHGILAWQLYSAGVPWNDALTRVISISSEAMKEVRRRRIAAPLRGLLPFLQQCAGASLKLGVVTSDESETTFEHLEWLGITSYFGSVVTRDRVNRGKPAPEMVELACRELGLAPHETILIGDSNADMQMGKAADLCLTVGISGKDGRMEHLLNADTVITDFTELMITP
- a CDS encoding alpha/beta hydrolase: MKKKARTKRTVSIIILLVLIAVGLWIWKYLTPYRPADNAESAMVSEGGVIVEKNDNWISFEPLYSTGPAIIFYPGGLVEAEAYSTLAKRIATKGHAVYIAQMPLNLPITKVDAAEEMIRVHPQTSFVLGGHSLGGVMASRFAAEHPDQLEGVFFLASYPDEKGSLKGTTLAVLSVLGTEDQVIDKGSYREGRAYLPDNTVYYSVDGGNHAQFGSYGSQNGDGEAKISEDEQQNRTVRALQDWLGNLR
- a CDS encoding acyltransferase family protein; translated protein: MVGETSIESRGETFFLNLRFILIATVFASNAIEPLIGTMGGMHALYMWIFSFHMPLFVLVTGYFARKSLNGSAGRKILMQIGLQYVVFQTLYSLLDQTLFQVNGIHHSFFAPYLLLWFLASHAFWRLLMLGMSKWTPVGQMTFALLAGILVGYLQLDGVWFSISRTFVYLPFFVIGYHFSFAAFTRIYTKWIKITAAAASLLLFFILMNWGVKLPLGWLFGSFTYMQLDRQEWYAGLYRLAIYGLQFIAALAFLGWIPFRASRLTDWGRRTLYVFLLHGFIVRLAVVSGIYSYLGNAVGAAVLLTAAVSLTILLAQPVVKQWLHPLVEPSVGWMMTLQRAVLRRSL
- the ilvD gene encoding dihydroxy-acid dehydratase yields the protein MAAKKMRSDMIKKGFDRAPHRSLLRAAGVKEEDFGKPFIAVCNSYIDIVPGHVHLQEFGKIVKEAIREAGGVPFEFNTIGVDDGIAMGHIGMRYSLPSREIIADSLETVVSAHWFDGMVCIPNCDKITPGMMMGALRVNIPTIFVSGGPMKAGVDSKGKKLSLTSVFEGVGAHQVGKINDAELLELEQFGCPTCGSCSGMFTANSMNCLAEALGLALPGNGTILAIADERREFVRQSATQLMKLIELDLKPRDIVTQQSLDNAFALDMAMGGSTNTVLHTLALAQEAGIDYPLERINEVANRVPYLSKLAPASDYFIEDVQNAGGVSAVLNELLKKPGALFGDCMTVTGKTLAENVMGHEIQDTNVIHTLDNPYSEIGGLSVLYGNLAPEGSIIKVGAVDASVGGYHKGPAICFDSQDSALEGIANGKVKEGHVVVIRYEGPKGGPGMPEMLAPTSQIVGMGLGAKVGLITDGRFSGASRGISIGHISPEAAEGGPIAFVEDGDIIELDLNNRKIELLVDEETLAVRRSGWKGFEPKVKTGYLARYSKMVTNASNGAVLKI
- a CDS encoding polysaccharide deacetylase family protein, translated to METLLLWLFYISSFYAFIPGIISRIFGFRVFRKGIGTGGFALTFDDGPDPRFTPRLLDLLQQHGAKATFFVVGAHAERHPDLIRRMHEEGHLIGIHNYVHKSNWLMRPSTVRRQIQRTDDIIFDITGERSTYYRPPWGIVNLFDFSKRRQVQIVLWSAMFGDWREKQGSERLAEKMLSRLNPGEVMLLHDRGTTLGANPDAPEHMLVALERTLEEAKLRGLSSIRVDEMIKAAESSPMHRLSFAKRMVVGLWLAWEQVFQFLFRLKTVSPEDPFLHYRLRKYQGQSLMMENGAFLNKGDKVIELHIDNRQLFEIGMHSRSTAQLAIRMIRRMNQDLPLLADRITADEHLVRAKALYGVSMLNRGPEKFGFTVLDLPKGWFARSTKFYLSVLMSVIHPTGGARLKERSEVLIPKMILMPISELLLRSEKKIPTGSQVKKRREEDYPVKVVHEAELPSATIVH
- a CDS encoding AI-2E family transporter — protein: MLPLYKKYWRTFFDLGLIVLTVYLVMLTFSKLYQLAAPVFLSFFVFMLIEPLARFLNRKGLAKPFASAISVLLFLIVLLGILFGAGLLITSQVLNFQSNLPHYTYVIQENFAEFTSFLQNKLNTLPPDVADKVNGYFQDATNLLSKWLVVFFNYMIGILGSFSSFMANFGIAIILAFFLSMEIKDWRKIAHDKMPKTFKTAYNFLQGNVFKSIGSYLKAQLILISITFVIVLVGLFILGSGNVITMALICAIFDVLPLLGVSTILIPWIIYLFIVGNTSLAIGLLVLLVIVLVVRQLLEPKITGNSIGVSSAFLMLSFVILSTSAFGMAGLILSPILLILIKELLQQGYLQRWIFLPNEEFIVSPFSTGNEPDAEDNESPEI